GCACGCCAAAGCAGGTGCGGTCCTCGATCGAGTCGACGAGCGCGAGGAACACCTCCGCGCGCTGCGCGAACTCCGGGTACTGCCAGGTGCTCGCCTTGTAATGGTTCTCGATGGCGACGGTGATGCCGAGGTCACGGGCCACCGGCAGGAGCGACTCGATCGCGGTGCGCGCCCATTCGAGCCCCTGCTCGACCGAGACACCCGGATGGGCCTGGCCGCTGAGGACCCGGCAAAGCGATCCGGGCCCGCCGAGTCGGCGGGTGATGGCCATGAACCGGGCCTGCTGGTCAAGCTCCTGGGCCCGGACCGCCGGGTCCGGGTGCGTGAAGTCGGGAGACGCGCACATCATCGGCATCTCGAATCCGGCCGTCGTGAGGGCCTCGCCGACGCGCTCGACGAAATCGTCGGCCGTGGACCAGAAGAACCCGGTATGCAGTTCGAGGCCGTCAACGGGAAGCGCCTGCTTGGCCTCGCTGATCCACTCGAAGACGGTCTTGGTTCGTTTTGCCACCATCGCGTCGAGTTCCCCCTTGGGGAAGGCCGCGATCCTCACGGGGCCACCGCGTTGTCACCGCACATGTTGCTAGATTATCATCAAATATTGAGTGAATCCGAACATTTTTTAGGCGAGCTGGCCCGCGGCCGGGCTCGCCGTCGTTCTGCCCGCGGGCGACTGCCCGGCGGGTAACACGGTCACGAAGGGCGCCAATGAGAGCAGTCGTCAAGTACGCCAACCACAGCGAGGCCGTGGAGGTCCGCGACACGCCGGTGCCCGACGTCACGCCGGGCACCGTGCTCGTCAAGGTCGCGGCGGTCGGGGTGTGCGGCTCGGACATTCACATGTGGCACAACACCCAGAGCGCGAGCTCGAAAGGCGTGCTGCCGGTCACACTTGGGCACGAGTCGGCCGGGACCATCGAGGCGGTCGGTGAAGGCGTCACCGGGTGGTCGCAGGGCGACCGCGTCGTGTGCGAGACGGCCGCTTCGGTCTGCGGCGTCTGCGCCCTGTGCCGTTCCGGCCGTTACAACCTGTGCCCGCACCGGCAGGGCTACGGACTG
This window of the Sporichthyaceae bacterium genome carries:
- a CDS encoding TIM barrel protein, producing MRIAAFPKGELDAMVAKRTKTVFEWISEAKQALPVDGLELHTGFFWSTADDFVERVGEALTTAGFEMPMMCASPDFTHPDPAVRAQELDQQARFMAITRRLGGPGSLCRVLSGQAHPGVSVEQGLEWARTAIESLLPVARDLGITVAIENHYKASTWQYPEFAQRAEVFLALVDSIEDRTCFGV